In the genome of Nocardiopsis composta, one region contains:
- a CDS encoding DUF3043 domain-containing protein: MFRRRSASASKEPAAAGSAGNETTEAPKDKGYTPKKGVPTPKRRESQADLRRPLNAPRTRKEAYQQFRERRAREQQRSAAKSGAPKGEERYFRPQDYGPARAYARDLVDSRRSASEFFLYFSLLIIVLLIALPREMQAPVTYIAWPLMMVTIVVEGVFVSRQVKKYVAEHFPDDGNVRGIGMYAATRQLQIRRLRLPKPRVKPGQPIESAKR; the protein is encoded by the coding sequence GTGTTCCGACGTCGCTCCGCTTCCGCATCCAAAGAGCCGGCCGCTGCCGGCTCTGCCGGTAATGAGACTACTGAAGCCCCCAAGGACAAGGGATACACCCCCAAAAAGGGTGTTCCCACCCCCAAGCGCCGCGAAAGCCAGGCCGATCTGCGCCGCCCGCTGAACGCTCCGCGCACCCGCAAGGAGGCCTACCAGCAGTTCCGCGAGCGCCGCGCGCGCGAGCAGCAGCGCAGCGCGGCCAAGTCCGGGGCCCCCAAGGGCGAAGAGCGCTACTTCCGCCCGCAGGACTACGGGCCCGCGCGCGCCTACGCCCGGGACCTCGTCGACTCCCGGCGCAGCGCCAGCGAGTTCTTCCTCTACTTCTCGCTGCTGATCATCGTGCTGCTGATCGCCCTTCCCCGTGAGATGCAGGCACCGGTCACCTACATCGCCTGGCCGCTGATGATGGTGACCATCGTGGTGGAGGGCGTCTTCGTCTCCCGGCAGGTCAAGAAGTACGTCGCCGAGCACTTCCCGGACGACGGCAACGTGCGTGGCATCGGCATGTACGCCGCCACCCGCCAGCTGCAGATCCGCCGCCTGCGGCTGCCCAAGCCGCGGGTCAAGCCGGGCCAGCCGATCGAATCGGCCAAGCGCTGA
- a CDS encoding aldo/keto reductase family protein, with the protein MEHRHLGRSGLIVSEISYGNWITHGSQVAEESAIACVRAALEAGITTFDTADVYAGGRAEEVLGRALRGERRDGLEIFSKVYWPMGESRNDRGLSRKHIIRGCEDSLRRLGTDYLDLYQAHRFDYSTPLEETLRAFDDLVRQGKVLYVGVSEWRADEIERAVRIADDMGFDRLVSNQPRYNMVWRVIESAVVPVSRREGVGQVVWSPIEQGVLTGKYLPDEAPPPGSRATDPHGGARDIERLVSDRELLRRVQRLKPIAEEVGLSMAALAVAWVLQNPAVSSAIIGASRPEQVHDNVRASGVILSPEVMSRIDEILGDKIERDPARTVSPATRP; encoded by the coding sequence ATGGAACACCGCCACCTGGGCCGCAGCGGCCTCATCGTCAGCGAGATCTCATACGGGAACTGGATCACCCACGGCTCCCAGGTGGCGGAGGAGTCCGCCATCGCGTGCGTGCGGGCCGCCCTGGAGGCCGGCATCACCACCTTCGACACCGCCGACGTCTACGCCGGCGGCCGTGCGGAGGAGGTGCTGGGCCGCGCGCTGAGGGGCGAGCGCCGGGACGGCCTGGAGATCTTCTCCAAGGTCTACTGGCCGATGGGCGAGAGCCGGAACGACCGCGGGCTCTCCCGCAAGCACATCATCCGCGGCTGCGAGGACTCGCTGCGCCGGCTGGGCACCGACTACCTGGACCTCTACCAGGCGCACCGGTTCGACTACTCCACCCCGCTGGAGGAGACGCTGCGCGCCTTCGACGACCTGGTCCGCCAGGGCAAGGTGCTCTACGTGGGCGTCTCGGAGTGGCGCGCGGACGAGATCGAGCGCGCCGTGCGGATCGCCGACGACATGGGGTTCGACCGGCTCGTCTCCAACCAGCCGAGGTACAACATGGTCTGGCGGGTCATCGAGTCGGCCGTGGTCCCGGTCAGCCGGCGGGAGGGGGTCGGCCAGGTCGTCTGGTCCCCGATCGAGCAGGGGGTGCTCACCGGCAAGTACCTGCCGGACGAGGCGCCGCCGCCCGGTTCCCGGGCCACCGACCCGCACGGCGGCGCGCGCGACATCGAGCGCCTCGTCTCCGACCGGGAGCTGCTCCGCCGGGTGCAGCGGCTCAAGCCGATCGCCGAGGAGGTCGGGCTGAGCATGGCGGCCCTCGCCGTGGCCTGGGTGCTGCAGAACCCCGCGGTCTCCTCGGCGATCATCGGCGCCAGCCGCCCCGAGCAGGTGCACGACAACGTGCGCGCCTCCGGCGTGATCCTCTCCCCCGAGGTGATGTCCCGGATCGACGAGATCCTCGGCGACAAGATCGAGCGGGACCCGGCCCGCACCGTCAGCCCGGCCACCCGCCCCTGA
- a CDS encoding PspA/IM30 family protein, translating into MSVFQRLSMIFKSKANKALDSVEDPRETLDYSYQKQLELLQKVRRGVADVATSRKRVELQIQQLEQQSDKLHNQSRAALGQGREDLAREALTRRSGLQSQIDGLKQQHEQLQGEEQKLTLAAQRLQAKVDAFRTRKETIKATYTAAQAQTQISEAFSGISEEMGDVGMAVQRAEDKTAEMQARAGAVDELLASGALDDVTGSSKDDIQSELDRMASTSGVELELEQMKQELGQGSGGSTPQIEGGSASGGQNNQVQPYRQGEGA; encoded by the coding sequence ATGAGCGTGTTTCAGCGACTTTCCATGATCTTCAAGTCCAAGGCCAATAAGGCCCTGGACTCCGTCGAGGACCCGCGTGAGACCCTCGACTACTCCTATCAGAAGCAACTGGAACTGTTGCAGAAGGTCCGGCGCGGGGTGGCCGACGTCGCCACGTCCCGCAAGCGCGTCGAGCTGCAGATCCAGCAGCTTGAGCAGCAGTCCGACAAGCTGCACAACCAGAGCCGCGCCGCGCTGGGGCAGGGCCGCGAGGACCTCGCCCGCGAGGCGCTGACCCGGCGCTCCGGGCTGCAGTCCCAGATCGACGGGCTCAAGCAGCAGCACGAGCAGCTGCAGGGCGAGGAGCAGAAGCTCACGCTGGCCGCCCAGCGCCTGCAGGCCAAGGTGGACGCCTTCCGGACCCGCAAGGAGACGATCAAGGCCACCTACACCGCGGCCCAGGCGCAGACCCAGATCAGCGAGGCCTTCTCCGGCATCTCCGAGGAGATGGGCGACGTCGGCATGGCGGTGCAGCGGGCGGAGGACAAGACCGCCGAGATGCAGGCCCGGGCCGGCGCGGTCGACGAGCTGCTCGCCTCCGGCGCGCTGGACGACGTCACCGGCTCCTCCAAGGACGACATCCAGTCCGAGCTGGACCGGATGGCCAGCACCAGCGGGGTCGAGCTGGAGCTGGAGCAGATGAAGCAGGAGCTGGGCCAGGGGAGCGGCGGCTCCACCCCGCAGATCGAGGGCGGCTCGGCCTCCGGCGGCCAGAACAACCAGGTGCAGCCCTACCGCCAGGGGGAGGGCGCATGA
- the pspAA gene encoding PspA-associated protein PspAA gives MIVRIMGEGQIDLSEADMELLNDVDRTLEQAIESGSEETFRAALRDLLTKVREHGKALPLDSLEPSQFILPHEDATMEEVRAMLGDEGLIPDVS, from the coding sequence ATGATCGTCCGGATCATGGGTGAGGGGCAGATCGACCTCAGCGAGGCCGACATGGAGCTGCTCAACGATGTCGACCGGACCCTGGAGCAGGCCATCGAGTCGGGCAGCGAGGAGACCTTCCGGGCCGCCCTGCGCGACCTGCTGACCAAGGTCCGCGAGCACGGCAAGGCGCTGCCGCTGGACTCCCTCGAGCCGTCGCAGTTCATCCTCCCGCATGAGGACGCCACCATGGAGGAGGTCCGGGCCATGCTCGGCGACGAGGGGCTCATCCCCGACGTCTCCTGA